In Pseudophryne corroboree isolate aPseCor3 chromosome 7, aPseCor3.hap2, whole genome shotgun sequence, a single window of DNA contains:
- the LOC134945873 gene encoding E3 ubiquitin-protein ligase TRIM39-like, with the protein MASAMLGAELSCSICLSTYTDPVSLRCGHIFCQDCIVRVLDTQEGDGGYSCPECRAEYQERPALEKNRKLSNIVECFLCSHPEPEETQIFCTYCDSPVPATKTCLQCDASFCDKHLSKHSKSAEHVLTEPTVSLEHRKCFIHKEIVKYYCCEDSAPICISCWVTGDHRGHHVELLNVASEKKKETLRNVTETLKSEREETERRVQRLQDHRREEKEKAAGVTERVTDLFRDIREKLDTLERGVLGEISRQEEQMSLSVSDLITQLEKQKDELSRKISSIEEMCNITDPLTVLKEEPESDVISQRSCDVTSDVRDTGCLDEAIISLMLHRGLLHLVDNLIHLKSEKQLSVQKADILLDRKTANNYIIISGDRRSASVTDVYKQRPDGPERFLSQQVLSSCSFSSGRHYWEVDVSAADCWLIGVAGHSIERKICGNESFIGCNDKSWGLERNYYLEAKHNNVEKDIEEIDPDSVQTVGIYLDYEAGRLSFYQLCDPIRHLHTFSATFTEPLFAAFYVYEDTNIKLE; encoded by the coding sequence ATGGCGTCTGCAATGCTGGGAGCTGAGCTGAGCTGCTCCATCTGCCTGAGCACTTACACAGACCCTGTATCCCTGAGATGTGGACACATCTTCTGCCAGGACTGTATTGTGAGggtgctggatacacaggagggggatgggggctattCCTGTCCGGAATGCAGGGCTGAGTATCAGGAGCGCCCGGCACTGGAGAAGAACAGGAAGCTGAGTAACATTGTGGAATGTTTCCTATGTAGTCACCCAGAGCCGGAGGAGACCCAGATCTTCTGTACTTACTGTGACTCTCCTGTGCCGGCTACTAAAACATGTCTGCAGTGTGATGCTTCATTTTGTGATAAACACTTGAGCAAACACAGTAAATCCGCTGAACATGTTTTAACTGAACCCACTGTTTCCCTTGAGCACAGAAAATGCTTCATACACAAGGAGATTGTAAAGTATTACTGCTGTGAGGACTCAGCGCCAATCTGCATATCCTGCTGGGTGACTGGAGACCACCGGGGTCACCATGTGGAGCTTCTGAATGTGGCCTCTGAAAAGAAAAAAGAGACACTGAGAAATGTTACGGAGACCCTGAAGTCTGAGAGAGAAGAGActgagaggagagtgcagcgtctgcaggatcacaggagagaggagaaggagaaaGCCGCCGGTGTCACTGAGAGAGTCACTGATCTGTTTAGAGACATCAGGGAGAAGTTAGACACCCTGGAGAGGGGGGTCCTGGGTGAGATCTCCAGACAGGAAGAGCAGATGTCACTCTCAGTCTCTGATCTGATCACacagctggagaaacagaaggaCGAGCTGTCCAGGAAGATTAGTAGCATTGAGGAGATGTGTAACATCACTGATCCATTAACTGTCCTGAAGGAAGAACCAGAGAGTGATGTCATCAGTCAGAGGAGCTGTGATGTCACCAGTGATGTAAGAGATACTGGATGTCTGGATGAGGCAATAATCTCACTGATGTTACACAGGGGACTTTTACACTTGGTTGATAATCTGATTCATCTAAAATCAGAGAAACAGCTCTCTGTGCAGAAAGCAGACATATTACTGGATAGAAAGACAGCCAATAATTACATTATTATATCAGGGGATCGCAGATCTGCTTCTGTTACCGATGTATATAAGCAGAGACCAGATGGACCAGAGAGGTTTCTCTCCCAGCAGGTGTTAAGCTCCTGTAGCTTCTCATCTGGGAGACATTACTGGGAAGTGGATGTGAGTGCAGCAGATTGCTGGCTGATCGGGGTGGCCGGTCACAGTATAGAGAGAAAGATATGTGGTAATGAATCATTCATTGGTTGTAATGACAAATCATGGGGTCTGGAGCGTAATTATTACCTTGAAGCAAAACATAACAATGTAGAGAAAGACATAGAAGAAATAGATCCagattctgtgcagacagtggggaTATACCTGGACTATGAGGCCGGGCGTCTGTCCTTCTATCAGctgtgtgaccccatcagacacttacacaccttCTCCGCCACCTTCACTGAGCCCCTATTTGCTGCCTTCTATGTGTATGAAGATACCAACATCAAATTAGAGTAA